The Pagrus major chromosome 17, Pma_NU_1.0 genome includes a region encoding these proteins:
- the LOC141011873 gene encoding uncharacterized protein produces the protein MPSAHGQNFIMEKQKSVNTDSAQLGGESSTFICTECGDGFSQYSNVLAHMAIHGPLESFSFDGSSNGFEVPREYVLQENGTLTVVNGLVPSHSSVKPVSPGVLPSHFPSPVKPVSPTLRPQPSPYRDVFRQRPADMNLDKSRQGHYRCEICSRSFNSLQSLHRHQQYRNTERGYKCTLCCKIFEGRQDLTKHLQDHANESFHCCGHCGKRFLKVDALNAHQKENHLSAKATTVSKSEKKQEKKGEKTYPCRKCKLNFFWMSDFQTHSLYHCKGIELDVTYETEIEIAVNSKNIEYIPDENCYSNGTSAGIKNGDSKIFRQSSRGTIADHSMTPYRCGLCGECFQRLTDLKEHHRTHQTQEEIDQLNQESQKTFKRRISPKGRRTRRGNPNGKLHPCKHCHRVFNHSSSLSRHMRYHKGTMHTCVFCGRHFPQRCDLRRHVAMYHKAELEKKPGLKHLYTASPNGPAPDSLNGENTTFSPDEKNKSTSDNEQTASPEDNQKGKQSGKAGRVNYKCQECGKRFGLLCVYQRHLRYHKKEPNKCPRCPAQFKNSSSLELHLQNHPGTDETGDDGQICHGTGSNGDDTALEKGNAEDIEDDYMDQTQNDQGNSSEVLYECTECTETFSCLETFLQHQTSHGSENNG, from the coding sequence ATGCCATCAGCACATGGACAAAATTTCATCATGGAGAAGCAGAAATCAGTGAATACTGATTCAGCACAATTGGGTGGAGAATCAAGTACCTTCATCTGCACTGAGTGTGGTGATGGGTTTAGCCAGTACTCTAATGTATTGGCCCACATGGCCATTCATGGACCTTTGGAGTCATTCTCCTTTGATGGCTCATCCAATGGATTTGAAGTCCCTCGAGAATATGTGCTTCAAGAAAATGGTACACTGACCGTTGTGAATGGCTTGGTGCCGTCACATTCTTCTGTAAAACCAGTATCTCCTGGAGTCCTGCCATCACATTTCCCATCCCCTGTCAAACCGGTCTCTCCAACACTAAGGCCACAGCCGTCTCCTTACAGAGACGTCTTCAGGCAAAGGCCAGCAGACATGAACTTGGACAAGTCTCGTCAGGGCCATTACCGTTGTGAAATATGTAGCAGATCCTTTAACAGCCTGCAGAGTTTACATCGTCACCAACAGTATCGAAACACAGAGCGAGGTTACAAGTGTACTTTGTGCTGTAAGATCTTTGAAGGTAGACAGGACCTTACAAAACACCTCCAAGACCATGCCAATGAAAGCTTTCACTGCTGTGGTCATTGTGGTAAGCGATTCCTTAAAGTGGATGCTCTGAATGCTCATCAGAAAGAAAACCACCTCTCCGCCAAGGCTACAACCGTGAGTAAATCTGAGaagaagcaggaaaaaaagggtGAGAAAACATATCCCTGTAGGAAGTGCAAGTTGAATTTTTTCTGGATGTCAGattttcagacacattcacTGTACCATTGCAAAGGAATAGAGCTTGACGTTACTTATGaaactgaaattgaaattgCAGTGAACTCTAAGAACATAGAATACATACCAGATGAAAACTGCTACAGCAATGGCACATCTGCTGGTATTAAGAATGGGGATAGTAAAATCTTTAGGCAGAGTAGTCGTGGGACTATTGCTGATCACTCTATGACACCATACAGATGTGGTTTATGTGGGGAATGTTTCCAAAGGTTAACAGATCTAAAGGAGCATCATCGTACGCATCAAACTCAGGAGGAAATAGATCAGCTGAATCAAGAATCACAAAAAACTTTTAAGCGAAGAATATCGCCTAAAGGCAGGCGTACTAGAAGAGGTAATCCAAATGGCAAGCTGCATCCATGCAAGCACTGTCACCGTGTCTTTAATCATTCCAGTAGTTTATCTCGGCACATGAGATACCATAAGGGTACAATGCACACATGTGTATTTTGTGGTAGACATTTTCCCCAACGCTGTGATTTGAGAAGGCATGTAGCCATGTACCACAAAGCTGAATTAGAAAAGAAACCAGGTTTGAAACACTTGTACACAGCTTCACCAAATGGGCCTGCCCCCGATTCCCTTAATGGCGAGAATACCACATTCTCTCCTGACGAGAAAAACAAGAGCACCTCTGACAATGAACAAACAGCCTCACCAGAGGATAATCAAAAGGGGAAACAATCGGGGAAAGCAGGCAGAGTTAACTATAAGTGTCAGGAATGTGGAAAGAGATTTGGCCTGTTATGCGTTTACCAACGCCACTTGCGCTATCACAAAAAGGAACCTAACAAGTGCCCCAGGTGTCCAGCTCAGTTCAAGAATTCTTCATCCCTTGAGCTTCACCTTCAAAATCACCCAGGCACTGATGAAACAGGTGATGATGGACAAATATGTCACGGCACTGGTTCCAATGGGGATGATACTGCCCTAGAAAAGGGTAATGCAGAGGACATAGAGGATGACTATATGGACCAAACTCAAAATGATCAAGGTAATTCCTCAGAGGTTCTTTATGAATGCACTGAGTGCACAGAGACATTCTCATGCTTGGAGACGTTTCTTCAGCACCAGACTTCCCATGGCTCAGAAAACAATGGGTAA